One part of the Brevundimonas sp. NIBR11 genome encodes these proteins:
- a CDS encoding helix-turn-helix domain-containing protein → MGDARLGSRLKEVRTAAGLTQAELAERAGVSRKTINTVENGVFIPSTLLALMLARALGTTVEALFHLVD, encoded by the coding sequence ATGGGTGACGCCCGACTGGGCTCTCGCCTGAAAGAGGTGCGCACCGCCGCCGGTCTGACCCAGGCCGAGCTGGCGGAGCGCGCCGGCGTGTCGCGTAAGACGATCAACACAGTGGAGAATGGGGTCTTCATTCCCTCGACGCTGTTGGCGCTGATGCTCGCGCGAGCTCTGGGCACGACGGTGGAGGCGTTGTTCCACCTCGTCGACTGA
- a CDS encoding helix-turn-helix transcriptional regulator, whose translation MTVDVELFESMRLELRRGSLVLAVLACLRTERYGYTLRQALAADGLEIEESTLYPLLRRLESQGLLLSEWREEEKRKKRFYVLSPMGVAMLDQLAGEWRGINASLDKIL comes from the coding sequence GTGACGGTCGACGTCGAACTGTTCGAGAGCATGCGGCTGGAGCTGCGGCGCGGATCGCTGGTGCTGGCGGTGCTCGCCTGTCTGCGGACCGAACGCTACGGCTACACCCTGCGTCAGGCCCTGGCGGCCGACGGGCTGGAGATTGAGGAATCGACCCTCTATCCGCTGCTCCGCCGATTGGAGTCGCAGGGCCTTCTCCTCAGCGAATGGCGCGAGGAAGAGAAGCGCAAGAAGCGCTTCTATGTCCTGTCGCCGATGGGCGTCGCGATGCTGGACCAGCTGGCCGGCGAATGGCGGGGCATCAACGCCTCGCTCGACAAGATTCTCTAA
- a CDS encoding Ada metal-binding domain-containing protein, whose protein sequence is METTANTLDQEACYRAVLTRDARFDGRFFGCVKTTGIYCRPICPARTPRRDNMIFVITAAAAQDAGFRACLRCRPETAPDMGAWRGTSNTVSRALALIETGALDEGDVDALAGRLGVGERQLRRLFKQHLGAAPVSVAQTRRVLLAKALIHETDLSMAQVAHASGFGSVRRFNETFQALYRRAPSELRRRAERAPGEGVKLSMPYRPPYDWEAMFAALIARGDRVEDRVWSRDLTKAVDGADGFVTATPGKPGRLEVCVEASDLKALPGVLARVRRVFDLSADPDAIGRDLSADPVLKPMVEARPGLRLPGDWIDAGEDAPSDRLNDATLARRAERWRPWRAYGVLHLRIAGLTAADLMEKDDAKRAA, encoded by the coding sequence ATGGAAACGACGGCGAACACCCTCGATCAGGAGGCCTGCTACCGGGCCGTTCTGACGCGCGACGCCCGGTTCGACGGGCGGTTCTTCGGCTGCGTGAAGACGACGGGCATCTACTGCCGCCCGATCTGTCCGGCGCGGACGCCCAGGCGCGACAACATGATCTTCGTCATCACGGCGGCGGCGGCGCAAGACGCGGGTTTCCGCGCCTGTCTGCGCTGCCGGCCCGAGACGGCCCCCGATATGGGGGCTTGGCGCGGCACCTCCAACACCGTCAGCCGGGCCCTGGCCCTGATCGAAACGGGCGCTCTGGACGAGGGCGACGTCGACGCCCTGGCCGGACGGCTGGGGGTCGGCGAGCGCCAGCTGCGGCGGCTGTTCAAACAGCATCTGGGCGCGGCCCCGGTCAGCGTGGCCCAGACGCGGCGTGTGCTGCTTGCCAAGGCCCTGATCCACGAGACCGACCTGTCGATGGCCCAGGTGGCCCATGCCTCGGGCTTCGGCTCGGTGCGGCGCTTCAACGAGACCTTCCAGGCCCTGTATCGCCGCGCGCCGTCGGAGCTGCGTCGCAGGGCCGAGCGGGCTCCGGGCGAGGGGGTGAAGCTCAGCATGCCCTATCGTCCGCCCTATGACTGGGAGGCGATGTTCGCGGCCCTGATCGCGCGGGGGGATCGGGTCGAGGATCGGGTCTGGTCGCGCGACCTGACCAAGGCCGTGGACGGCGCCGACGGCTTCGTGACGGCGACGCCGGGCAAGCCCGGGCGGCTGGAGGTCTGCGTCGAGGCTTCGGACCTGAAGGCTCTGCCGGGCGTGCTGGCGCGGGTGCGGCGGGTGTTCGACCTGTCGGCGGATCCCGACGCCATCGGTCGCGACCTGTCGGCCGATCCCGTGCTCAAGCCTATGGTCGAGGCGCGGCCGGGTCTGCGTCTGCCGGGCGACTGGATCGACGCGGGAGAGGATGCGCCCAGCGACCGACTGAACGATGCGACGCTCGCGCGCCGGGCGGAGCGGTGGCGGCCCTGGCGGGCCTATGGCGTGCTGCACCTGCGGATCGCGGGGCTGACGGCGGCCGATCTGATGGAGAAGGACGATGCGAAACGTGCAGCCTGA
- a CDS encoding methylated-DNA--[protein]-cysteine S-methyltransferase has product MRNVQPEPETLTLDRIATPVGEVLLVTDKDGAVRALDFSDYEARMMRLLGRHAPDAQLVSGRAPEPVRKAVEAYFAGDAKALDGVIVKTNGTAFQKSVWAALRAIPAGETRSYGQLAAAVGSPKAVRATGLANGQNPIAVIVPCHRVIGANGTLTGYAGGLERKKWLLEHEGAAV; this is encoded by the coding sequence ATGCGAAACGTGCAGCCTGAGCCTGAGACCTTGACGCTCGACCGGATCGCGACCCCGGTCGGCGAGGTTCTTCTGGTCACGGACAAGGACGGCGCCGTCCGGGCGCTGGACTTCTCCGACTACGAGGCGCGCATGATGCGACTGCTGGGTCGCCACGCACCGGATGCGCAACTGGTCTCGGGCCGCGCGCCTGAACCGGTTAGGAAAGCGGTCGAGGCCTATTTCGCGGGCGACGCGAAGGCTCTCGATGGTGTCATCGTGAAGACCAATGGCACGGCGTTCCAGAAGTCTGTCTGGGCGGCGCTTCGCGCCATTCCGGCCGGCGAGACGCGCAGCTATGGCCAGCTTGCGGCGGCGGTGGGATCGCCGAAGGCGGTGCGGGCGACGGGTCTGGCGAACGGCCAGAACCCCATCGCGGTCATCGTGCCCTGCCACCGGGTCATCGGCGCGAACGGGACGCTGACTGGCTATGCGGGTGGGCTGGAGCGCAAGAAGTGGCTGCTGGAGCACGAAGGCGCAGCAGTGTGA